In Quercus lobata isolate SW786 chromosome 12, ValleyOak3.0 Primary Assembly, whole genome shotgun sequence, a genomic segment contains:
- the LOC115971495 gene encoding porphobilinogen deaminase, chloroplastic isoform X2, producing MATHSELAEEGAIQIVIIKTTGDKILSQPLADIGGKGLFTKEIDEALINGEIDIAVHSMKDVPTYLPEKTILPCNLPREDVRDAFISLSAASLAELPAGSTVGTASLRRKSQLLHKYASLNVLENFRGNVQTRLRKLNEGVVQATLLALAGLKRLNMTEHVTSILSIDEMLPAVAQGAIGIACRSNDDTMANYIASLNHEETRLAVACERAFLLTLDGSCRTPIAGYAYKDDDGNCIFKGLVASPDGIRVLETSRKGLYAQEDMVMMGKDAGKELLSRAGPGFFGF from the exons ATGGCCACACATTCAGAGCTTGCTGAAGAGGGGGCTATTCAAATTGTTATAATAAAAACAACGGGTGATAAAATACTAAGTCAGCCACTTGCAGACATAGGTGGGAAGGGCTTGTTCACTAAGGAAATAGATGAGGCACTCATAAATGGTGAAATTGATATTGCCGTCCACTCAATGAAAGATGTCCCAACTTACTTACCTGAGAAGACAATTCTACCTTGTAACCTTCCACGTGAGGATGTTCGAGATGCATTTATTTCCTTGAGTGCAGCTTCGCTTGCAGAGCTCCCAGCTGGTAGCACTGTTGGTACAGCGTCACTCAGAAGAAAGTCACAATTACTCCATAAATATGCATCTCTTAAT GTGCTGGAAAATTTTCGTGGTAATGTCCAGACACGCTTGAGAAAACTAAATGAGGGTGTAGTTCAAGCAACATTATTGGCATTAGCTGGTCTTAAACGCTTAAATATGACGGAACATGtgacttcaattctttcaattgATGAAATGCTTCCAGCTGTTGCTCAAGGGGCAATTGGAATTGCCTGTAGAAGCAATGATGATACAATG gctAATTACATAGCCTCATTGAATCATGAGGAAACGAGACTAGCAGTTGCTTGTGAAAGGGCCTTTCTTTTGACCTTGGATGGGTCTTGCCGCACTCCTATTGCTGGATATGCTTACAAAGATGATGATGGAAATTGCATATTTAAGGGGTTGGTAGCTTCCCCAGATGGAATCCGTG TACTCGAAACTTCTAGAAAAGGCCTATATGCTCAGGAAGATATGGTTATGATGGGAAAGGATGCTGGCAAGGAGCTTCTTTCACGGGCTGGTCCTggcttttttggtttttag
- the LOC115971495 gene encoding porphobilinogen deaminase, chloroplastic isoform X1 — MEALSSPLYLTPRPRHSCPVKWCSSGSVLLFPPCLKTPAKHNNMGIIKASVAVEQQTQKNITALLRIGTRGSPLALAQAYETRDKLMATHSELAEEGAIQIVIIKTTGDKILSQPLADIGGKGLFTKEIDEALINGEIDIAVHSMKDVPTYLPEKTILPCNLPREDVRDAFISLSAASLAELPAGSTVGTASLRRKSQLLHKYASLNVLENFRGNVQTRLRKLNEGVVQATLLALAGLKRLNMTEHVTSILSIDEMLPAVAQGAIGIACRSNDDTMANYIASLNHEETRLAVACERAFLLTLDGSCRTPIAGYAYKDDDGNCIFKGLVASPDGIRVLETSRKGLYAQEDMVMMGKDAGKELLSRAGPGFFGF; from the exons atGGAGGCCCTCTCTTCCCCTCTCTATCTCACTCCACGGCCACGCCATTCTTGTCCAGTCAAATGGTGCAGTAGTGGGTCGGTCTTACTATTTCCACCGTGCCTAAAGACTCCAGCTAAGCATAATAATATGGGGATCATAAAGGCTTCTGTGGCTGTTGAGCAGCAGACCCAGAAGAACATAACTGCACTCCTCAGGATTGGCACCAGAGGAAG CCCACTAGCACTTGCTCAGGCTTATGAGACAAGAGATAAACTCATGGCCACACATTCAGAGCTTGCTGAAGAGGGGGCTATTCAAATTGTTATAATAAAAACAACGGGTGATAAAATACTAAGTCAGCCACTTGCAGACATAGGTGGGAAGGGCTTGTTCACTAAGGAAATAGATGAGGCACTCATAAATGGTGAAATTGATATTGCCGTCCACTCAATGAAAGATGTCCCAACTTACTTACCTGAGAAGACAATTCTACCTTGTAACCTTCCACGTGAGGATGTTCGAGATGCATTTATTTCCTTGAGTGCAGCTTCGCTTGCAGAGCTCCCAGCTGGTAGCACTGTTGGTACAGCGTCACTCAGAAGAAAGTCACAATTACTCCATAAATATGCATCTCTTAAT GTGCTGGAAAATTTTCGTGGTAATGTCCAGACACGCTTGAGAAAACTAAATGAGGGTGTAGTTCAAGCAACATTATTGGCATTAGCTGGTCTTAAACGCTTAAATATGACGGAACATGtgacttcaattctttcaattgATGAAATGCTTCCAGCTGTTGCTCAAGGGGCAATTGGAATTGCCTGTAGAAGCAATGATGATACAATG gctAATTACATAGCCTCATTGAATCATGAGGAAACGAGACTAGCAGTTGCTTGTGAAAGGGCCTTTCTTTTGACCTTGGATGGGTCTTGCCGCACTCCTATTGCTGGATATGCTTACAAAGATGATGATGGAAATTGCATATTTAAGGGGTTGGTAGCTTCCCCAGATGGAATCCGTG TACTCGAAACTTCTAGAAAAGGCCTATATGCTCAGGAAGATATGGTTATGATGGGAAAGGATGCTGGCAAGGAGCTTCTTTCACGGGCTGGTCCTggcttttttggtttttag